The following are encoded in a window of Doryrhamphus excisus isolate RoL2022-K1 chromosome 16, RoL_Dexc_1.0, whole genome shotgun sequence genomic DNA:
- the plaat1l gene encoding phospholipase A and acyltransferase 1 isoform X1, whose product MGQSLQKHSPPKLFPGDIVEYPRNKYFSHFAVYYGERDGVRYVAHLTSRDSDSKLVLFGRALRSEVKLDPMELLGKNYKVNNMLDDCIPARDFHNVVKQAIDNMMGQEVTFDILFHNSEHQATFFRYGVKKSEQVKSCCTSTISIICVSWQHKSMELKLDLYLLQIERIYEHIMPAWKKLFEKKQL is encoded by the exons TCTTTGCAGAAACATTCTCCACCCAAGCTGTTCCCTGGAGACATTGTGGAGTATCCCCGGAACAAATACTTCTCCCACTTTGCGGTCTACTACGGCGAGCGGGATGGTGTTCGCTATGTGGCTCACCTGACATCCAGAg ATTCTGACTCCAAGCTTGTGCTCTTTGGACGGGCCCTGAGGTCAGAAGTCAAATTGGATCCGATGGAACTGCTGGGAAAGAATTACAAG GTCAACAACATGCTGGATGATTGCATCCCGGCCAGAGATTTCCACAATGTTGTGAAACAAGCCATTGACAACATgatgggacaggaagtgacttttgACATCTTGTTCCACAACAGCGAGCACCAAGCAACGTTCTTCAGATATGGAGTCAAGAAGTCAGAGCAGGTTAAAAGCTGCTGTACTTCCACCATCTCGATCATATGTGTTTCATGGCAACATAAGAGCATGGAATTAAAGTTGGATTTGTATCTGTTGCAGATTGAGAGAATCTATGAGCACATAATGCCTGCTTGGAAGAAGCTCTTCGAGAAGAAGCAGCTGTAA
- the plaat1l gene encoding phospholipase A and acyltransferase 1 isoform X2 has protein sequence MGQSLQKHSPPKLFPGDIVEYPRNKYFSHFAVYYGERDGVRYVAHLTSRDSDSKLVLFGRALRSEVKLDPMELLGKNYKVNNMLDDCIPARDFHNVVKQAIDNMMGQEVTFDILFHNSEHQATFFRYGVKKSEQIERIYEHIMPAWKKLFEKKQL, from the exons TCTTTGCAGAAACATTCTCCACCCAAGCTGTTCCCTGGAGACATTGTGGAGTATCCCCGGAACAAATACTTCTCCCACTTTGCGGTCTACTACGGCGAGCGGGATGGTGTTCGCTATGTGGCTCACCTGACATCCAGAg ATTCTGACTCCAAGCTTGTGCTCTTTGGACGGGCCCTGAGGTCAGAAGTCAAATTGGATCCGATGGAACTGCTGGGAAAGAATTACAAG GTCAACAACATGCTGGATGATTGCATCCCGGCCAGAGATTTCCACAATGTTGTGAAACAAGCCATTGACAACATgatgggacaggaagtgacttttgACATCTTGTTCCACAACAGCGAGCACCAAGCAACGTTCTTCAGATATGGAGTCAAGAAGTCAGAGCAG ATTGAGAGAATCTATGAGCACATAATGCCTGCTTGGAAGAAGCTCTTCGAGAAGAAGCAGCTGTAA
- the LOC131104671 gene encoding H(+)/Cl(-) exchange transporter 4 isoform X1, protein MEAGEGASSATPTDEMNGAGNLMDFLEEPFPDVATYEDFHTIDWLREKSRDTDRHRKITSKSKESIWELIKSLLDAWSGWVVMLLIGLLSGTLAGVIDLAVDWMTDLKEGVCLSAFWYSHEQCCWTSNETTFDDRDKCPQWQKWAELMTGHSEGGGAYVLNYFLYILWALFFSFLAVSLVRVFAPYACGSGIPEIKTILSGFIIRGYLGKWTLLIKTVTLVLAVSSGLSLGKEGPLVHVACCCGNLFCSLFSKYSKNEGKRREVLSAAAAAGVSVAFGAPIGGVLFSLEEVSYYFPLKTLWRSFFAALVAAFTLRSINPFGNSRLVLFYVEYHTPWYMAELVPFIMLGVFGGLWGTLFIRANIAWCRRRKTTQLGKYPVLEVIAVTGITAVLAYPNPYTRRSTSELISELFNDCGALESSQLCDYINNPNMSRPVDDIPDRPAGPGVYNALWQLALALVFKIVITIFTFGMKIPSGLFIPSMAVGAIAGRIVGIAVEQMAYHHHDWIIFKNWCRPGADCVTPGLYAMVGAAACLGGVTRMTVSLVVIMFELTGGLEYIVPLMAAAVTSKWVADAFGKEGIYESHIQLNGYPYLDVRDEFTHRTLAADVMRPRRNDPPLAVLTQDATTVEDVETLIKDTDYNGFPVVVSRESERLIGFVQRRDLTLAIKNARQKQDGVVSSSVVYFTEDAPQLLASTPQPLKLRRILNLSPFTVTDHTPMETVVDIFRKLGLRQCLVTRSGRLLGIITKKDVLRHMAQMMNQDPESIMFN, encoded by the exons ATGGAAGCGGGTGAAG GTGCAAGCAGCGCCACGCCCACAGATGAGATGAATGGAGCTGGCAACTTGATGGACTTCCTGGAGGAACCTTTTCCTGATGTTGCCACGTATGAAGACTTTCATACCATCGACTGGCTGAGGGAGAAGTCACGAGACACTGACCGCCACCGCAAG ATCACCAGCAAAAGTAAAGAGTCGATATGGGAGCTGATCAAGAGCCTGCTGGATGCCTGGTCGGGATGGGTTGTGATGCTGCTCATTGGACTCCTCTCAG GTACGCTGGCCGGAGTCATTGACCTGGCAGTGGACTGGATGACAGACCTGAAGGAgggtgtgtgtctgtctgcCTTCTGGTACAGCCACGAGCAGTGCTGCTGGACATCTAATGAGACAACCTTTGACGACCGTGACAAGTGTCCACAGTGGCAGAAGTGGGCAGAGCTGATGACAGGCCATTCTGAG GGTGGTGGAGCGTATGTGCTAAACTACTTCCTGTACATCTTGTGGGCTCTTTTCTTCTCCTTCCTGGCTGTGTCACTCGTGCGAGTGTTTGCTCCGTATGCTTGCGGCTCAGGAATCCCAGAG ATCAAGACCATCCTCAGTGGCTTCATCATCCGTGGTTATTTGGGAAAATGGACTCTGCTCATCAAGACAGTCACGCTGGTGCTGGCAGTGTCATCGGGCCTCAGCCTGGGGAAGGAGGGTCCTCTGGTTCATGTTGCATGCTGCTGTGGGAACCTCTTCTGCAGCCTCTTCTCCAAGTACAGCAAGAACGAGGGAAAGCGACGAGAG GTGTTATCGGCTGCAGCGGCGGCTGGTGTGTCAGTGGCTTTTGGTGCACCAATCGGAGGGGTTCTATTCAGTCTGGAGGAG GTCAGCTACTACTTCCCTCTCAAGACTTTATGGCGTTCGTTCTTTGCTGCACTAGTGGCTGCTTTCACCCTGCGCTCCATCAACCCATTTGGGAACAGCCGCCTGGTGCTGTTCTACGTGGAATACCACACGCCGTGGTACATGGCTGAGCTGGTGCCCTTTATCATGCTGGGCGTCTTTGGTGGCCTCTGGGGGACCCTCTTCATCCGCGCCAATATTGCCTGGTGTCGGCGGAGGAAGACAACCCAGCTGGGGAAATACCCGGTCCTGGAAGTCATCGCTGTGACGGGCATCACCGCCGTGCTGGCGTATCCCAACCCATACACACGGCGCAGTACCAGTGAGCTCATCTCCGAGCTCTTCAACGACTGCGGAGCGCTCGAGTCATCTCAGCTGTGCGACTACATCAACAACCCTAATATGAGCCGACCTGTTGACGACATCCCGGACCGCCCGGCTGGCCCCGGCGTTTACAACGCTCTGTGGCAGCTGGCGCTCGCTCTTGTCTTCAAGATTGTCATCACCATCTTCACCTTTGGCATGAAG ATCCCATCAGGGCTCTTTATTCCTAGCATGGCGGTGGGTGCCATTGCGGGGCGCATCGTCGGCATCGCCGTGGAGCAGATGGCATACCACCATCATGACTGGATTATCTTCAAAAACTGGTGCCGGCCTGGCGCAGACTGCGTCACACCTGGACTCTACGCCATGGTGGGTGCCGCTGCCTGTCTGG GCGGCGTGACCAGGATGACTGTCTCTTTGGTGGTCATCATGTTCGAGCTCACTGGTGGTCTGGAGTATATTGTTCCGCTGATGGCAGCTGCTGTCACCAGCAAGTGGGTGGCTGATGCCTTTGGGAAGGAAGGCATCTATGAGTCGCACATCCAGCTCAATGGTTATCCTTACCTGGACGTCAGAGATGAATTCACCCACCGCACCTTGGCCGCTGATGTGATGCGGCCTCGCAGAAACGACCCACCGCTGGCCGTCCTCACGCAGGATGCCACCACCGTGGAGGATGTGGAGACGCTGATCAAAGACACGGATTATAATGGCTTCCCAGTCGTTGTGTCCCGAGAGTCTGAGCGGCTCATTGGATTTGTGCAGCGCAGAGACCTCACGCTCGCCATCA AAAATGCCCGTCAGAAACAAGATGGCGTGGTGAGCAGCTCGGTGGTCTACTTCACAGAGGACGCGCCACAGTTGCTGGCCAGCACCCCGCAGCCGCTGAAGCTGCGTCGCATACTCAACCTGAGCCCGTTTACCGTCACTGACCACACGCCCATGGAGACAGTGGTGGACATATTCCGCAAGCTGGGTCTCCGCCAGTGTTTGGTCACACGCAGCGG GCGTCTGCTCGGCATCATCACCAAGAAGGATGTTTTGCGTCACATGGCTCAAATGATGAACCAGGATCCAGAGTCCATTATGTTCAATTAA
- the LOC131104671 gene encoding H(+)/Cl(-) exchange transporter 4 isoform X2, with protein MEAGEGASSATPTDEMNGAGNLMDFLEEPFPDVATYEDFHTIDWLREKSRDTDRHRKITSKSKESIWELIKSLLDAWSGWVVMLLIGLLSGTLAGVIDLAVDWMTDLKEGVCLSAFWYSHEQCCWTSNETTFDDRDKCPQWQKWAELMTGHSEIKTILSGFIIRGYLGKWTLLIKTVTLVLAVSSGLSLGKEGPLVHVACCCGNLFCSLFSKYSKNEGKRREVLSAAAAAGVSVAFGAPIGGVLFSLEEVSYYFPLKTLWRSFFAALVAAFTLRSINPFGNSRLVLFYVEYHTPWYMAELVPFIMLGVFGGLWGTLFIRANIAWCRRRKTTQLGKYPVLEVIAVTGITAVLAYPNPYTRRSTSELISELFNDCGALESSQLCDYINNPNMSRPVDDIPDRPAGPGVYNALWQLALALVFKIVITIFTFGMKIPSGLFIPSMAVGAIAGRIVGIAVEQMAYHHHDWIIFKNWCRPGADCVTPGLYAMVGAAACLGGVTRMTVSLVVIMFELTGGLEYIVPLMAAAVTSKWVADAFGKEGIYESHIQLNGYPYLDVRDEFTHRTLAADVMRPRRNDPPLAVLTQDATTVEDVETLIKDTDYNGFPVVVSRESERLIGFVQRRDLTLAIKNARQKQDGVVSSSVVYFTEDAPQLLASTPQPLKLRRILNLSPFTVTDHTPMETVVDIFRKLGLRQCLVTRSGRLLGIITKKDVLRHMAQMMNQDPESIMFN; from the exons ATGGAAGCGGGTGAAG GTGCAAGCAGCGCCACGCCCACAGATGAGATGAATGGAGCTGGCAACTTGATGGACTTCCTGGAGGAACCTTTTCCTGATGTTGCCACGTATGAAGACTTTCATACCATCGACTGGCTGAGGGAGAAGTCACGAGACACTGACCGCCACCGCAAG ATCACCAGCAAAAGTAAAGAGTCGATATGGGAGCTGATCAAGAGCCTGCTGGATGCCTGGTCGGGATGGGTTGTGATGCTGCTCATTGGACTCCTCTCAG GTACGCTGGCCGGAGTCATTGACCTGGCAGTGGACTGGATGACAGACCTGAAGGAgggtgtgtgtctgtctgcCTTCTGGTACAGCCACGAGCAGTGCTGCTGGACATCTAATGAGACAACCTTTGACGACCGTGACAAGTGTCCACAGTGGCAGAAGTGGGCAGAGCTGATGACAGGCCATTCTGAG ATCAAGACCATCCTCAGTGGCTTCATCATCCGTGGTTATTTGGGAAAATGGACTCTGCTCATCAAGACAGTCACGCTGGTGCTGGCAGTGTCATCGGGCCTCAGCCTGGGGAAGGAGGGTCCTCTGGTTCATGTTGCATGCTGCTGTGGGAACCTCTTCTGCAGCCTCTTCTCCAAGTACAGCAAGAACGAGGGAAAGCGACGAGAG GTGTTATCGGCTGCAGCGGCGGCTGGTGTGTCAGTGGCTTTTGGTGCACCAATCGGAGGGGTTCTATTCAGTCTGGAGGAG GTCAGCTACTACTTCCCTCTCAAGACTTTATGGCGTTCGTTCTTTGCTGCACTAGTGGCTGCTTTCACCCTGCGCTCCATCAACCCATTTGGGAACAGCCGCCTGGTGCTGTTCTACGTGGAATACCACACGCCGTGGTACATGGCTGAGCTGGTGCCCTTTATCATGCTGGGCGTCTTTGGTGGCCTCTGGGGGACCCTCTTCATCCGCGCCAATATTGCCTGGTGTCGGCGGAGGAAGACAACCCAGCTGGGGAAATACCCGGTCCTGGAAGTCATCGCTGTGACGGGCATCACCGCCGTGCTGGCGTATCCCAACCCATACACACGGCGCAGTACCAGTGAGCTCATCTCCGAGCTCTTCAACGACTGCGGAGCGCTCGAGTCATCTCAGCTGTGCGACTACATCAACAACCCTAATATGAGCCGACCTGTTGACGACATCCCGGACCGCCCGGCTGGCCCCGGCGTTTACAACGCTCTGTGGCAGCTGGCGCTCGCTCTTGTCTTCAAGATTGTCATCACCATCTTCACCTTTGGCATGAAG ATCCCATCAGGGCTCTTTATTCCTAGCATGGCGGTGGGTGCCATTGCGGGGCGCATCGTCGGCATCGCCGTGGAGCAGATGGCATACCACCATCATGACTGGATTATCTTCAAAAACTGGTGCCGGCCTGGCGCAGACTGCGTCACACCTGGACTCTACGCCATGGTGGGTGCCGCTGCCTGTCTGG GCGGCGTGACCAGGATGACTGTCTCTTTGGTGGTCATCATGTTCGAGCTCACTGGTGGTCTGGAGTATATTGTTCCGCTGATGGCAGCTGCTGTCACCAGCAAGTGGGTGGCTGATGCCTTTGGGAAGGAAGGCATCTATGAGTCGCACATCCAGCTCAATGGTTATCCTTACCTGGACGTCAGAGATGAATTCACCCACCGCACCTTGGCCGCTGATGTGATGCGGCCTCGCAGAAACGACCCACCGCTGGCCGTCCTCACGCAGGATGCCACCACCGTGGAGGATGTGGAGACGCTGATCAAAGACACGGATTATAATGGCTTCCCAGTCGTTGTGTCCCGAGAGTCTGAGCGGCTCATTGGATTTGTGCAGCGCAGAGACCTCACGCTCGCCATCA AAAATGCCCGTCAGAAACAAGATGGCGTGGTGAGCAGCTCGGTGGTCTACTTCACAGAGGACGCGCCACAGTTGCTGGCCAGCACCCCGCAGCCGCTGAAGCTGCGTCGCATACTCAACCTGAGCCCGTTTACCGTCACTGACCACACGCCCATGGAGACAGTGGTGGACATATTCCGCAAGCTGGGTCTCCGCCAGTGTTTGGTCACACGCAGCGG GCGTCTGCTCGGCATCATCACCAAGAAGGATGTTTTGCGTCACATGGCTCAAATGATGAACCAGGATCCAGAGTCCATTATGTTCAATTAA
- the LOC131104672 gene encoding high affinity cGMP-specific 3',5'-cyclic phosphodiesterase 9A-like isoform X2, translating to MATKIIYFMVHGRVEQAEFDSDCTAEDVKDLFRAAADAAPHHILKMYKANGSVVNISPMLEPNSQDSYYRLEVVASDLPSVAMSTELDDMEHRLCHLETKVLEESGKTPEIICDLKSQVESFKRKLENVKHLSWMGLFRDDGPPKTRGPQQSVIEERQQVRRKFLNMSSLQVTEEVREHLKTPIFDNWQWEEAEMLVLLQVMFTDLDFLTAFHIELDILQNFLFEMYGLIWLTDLRNKLARTDLLIMLTSALCHDLDHPGYNNVYQINAQTDLALRYNDISPLENHHCAIAFGILSKPECNILKHLTSEHYKHIRAGMIKCILATDMARHNEILNKFKLIQPTFDFKNKDHKEVLMKIMVKVSDISNEARPMAVAEPWLDCLLQEFFNQSDTEKLKGLPVTPFMDRDKVSKPSSQTNFIRFVLLPLFTELTKLFPCLEQHILEPVRRALEYYSDLERATQQEEVATKP from the exons ACTTGTTCCGAGCGGCAGCAGATGCGGCTCCTCATCACATCCTGAAGATGTACAAAGCCAATGGCAGCGTGGTGAATATCTCGCCCATGCTGGAGCCAAACAGCCAGGACTCGTACTACCGGCTGGAGGTGGTGGCGTCTGACCTCCCGA GTGTCGCTATGTCAACTGAGCTGGACGACATGGAGCACAG GCTGTGTCACCTGGAGACCAAAGTCCTGGAAGAGTCAGGGAAGACTCCAGAAATCATTTGTGATCTGAAGAGTCAGGTGGAGTCCTTCAAGCGCAAGCTAGAG AACGTCAAGCACCTGAGCTGGATGGGTCTGTTCAGGGATGATGGCCCGCCGAAAACCAGAGGGCCTCAGCAGAGCGTGATTGAGGAACGCCAACAGGTCCGCAGGAAGTTCCTCAACATGAG CTCTCTGCAGGTGACAGAGGAAGTGAGGGAGCATCTAAAAACTCCCATTTTTGACAACTG GCAGTGGGAGGAGGCGGAGATGCTGGTGCTCCTCCAGGTGATGTTCACCGACCTGGACTTCCTGACAGCGTTCCACATCGAGCTGGACATCCTCCAGAACTTCTTGTTTGAG ATGTACGGGCTCATTTGGCTGACAGACCTCAGAAACAAACTGGCGAGGACTGACCTTCTCATCATGCTGACTTCAGCTCTGTGCCACGACCTTGACCACCCCGGCTACAACAATGTCTACCAG ATTAACGCCCAGACTGACTTGGCGCTTCGCTACAACGACATCTCCCCGCTGGAGAACCACCACTGTGCCATTGCCTTCGGAATTCTGTCCAAG CCGGAGTGCAACATCCTCAAACATCTCACCAGCGAGCATTACAAACACATCCGTGCAGGAATGATCAA GTGCATCTTGGCCACCGACATGGCGAGGCACAACGAAATCCTTAACAAGTTCAAGCTCATCCAGCCCACGTTTGACTTCAAAAACAAGGATCACAAGGAAGTG CTGATGAAGATCATGGTGAAGGTGAGCGACATCTCCAACGAGGCGAGGCCGATGGCTGTGGCCGAGCCCTGGCTGGACTGTCTGCTGCAAGAGTTCTTCAACCAG AGTGACACGGAAAAACTCAAAGGGCTTCCAGTGACCCCGTTCATGGACCGGGATAAAGTATCGAAGCCGTCCTCCCAGACCAACTTCATCCGCTTTGTCCTGCTACCGCTCTTCACCGAGCTCACCAAGCTCTTCCCCTGTCTCGAG CAACATATCCTGGAGCCAGTGCGACGAGCCCTGGAATACTACTCAGACCTGGAGAGGGCCACCCAGCAGGAGGAGGTGGCCACCAAACCCTGA
- the LOC131104672 gene encoding high affinity cGMP-specific 3',5'-cyclic phosphodiesterase 9A-like isoform X1, with the protein MATKIIYFMVHGRVEQAEFDSDCTAEDVKDLFRAAADAAPHHILKMYKANGSVVNISPMLEPNSQDSYYRLEVVASDLPSVAMSTELDDMEHRLCHLETKVLEESGKTPEIICDLKSQVESFKRKLENVKHLSWMGLFRDDGPPKTRGPQQSVIEERQQVRRKFLNMSSLQVTEEVREHLKTPIFDNWQWEEAEMLVLLQVMFTDLDFLTAFHIELDILQNFLFEVYCHYNNIPFHNFQHCFCVTQMMYGLIWLTDLRNKLARTDLLIMLTSALCHDLDHPGYNNVYQINAQTDLALRYNDISPLENHHCAIAFGILSKPECNILKHLTSEHYKHIRAGMIKCILATDMARHNEILNKFKLIQPTFDFKNKDHKEVLMKIMVKVSDISNEARPMAVAEPWLDCLLQEFFNQSDTEKLKGLPVTPFMDRDKVSKPSSQTNFIRFVLLPLFTELTKLFPCLEQHILEPVRRALEYYSDLERATQQEEVATKP; encoded by the exons ACTTGTTCCGAGCGGCAGCAGATGCGGCTCCTCATCACATCCTGAAGATGTACAAAGCCAATGGCAGCGTGGTGAATATCTCGCCCATGCTGGAGCCAAACAGCCAGGACTCGTACTACCGGCTGGAGGTGGTGGCGTCTGACCTCCCGA GTGTCGCTATGTCAACTGAGCTGGACGACATGGAGCACAG GCTGTGTCACCTGGAGACCAAAGTCCTGGAAGAGTCAGGGAAGACTCCAGAAATCATTTGTGATCTGAAGAGTCAGGTGGAGTCCTTCAAGCGCAAGCTAGAG AACGTCAAGCACCTGAGCTGGATGGGTCTGTTCAGGGATGATGGCCCGCCGAAAACCAGAGGGCCTCAGCAGAGCGTGATTGAGGAACGCCAACAGGTCCGCAGGAAGTTCCTCAACATGAG CTCTCTGCAGGTGACAGAGGAAGTGAGGGAGCATCTAAAAACTCCCATTTTTGACAACTG GCAGTGGGAGGAGGCGGAGATGCTGGTGCTCCTCCAGGTGATGTTCACCGACCTGGACTTCCTGACAGCGTTCCACATCGAGCTGGACATCCTCCAGAACTTCTTGTTTGAGGTCTACTGCCACTACAACAACATCCCCTTCCACAACTTCCAGCATTGCTTCTGCGTGACTCAAATG ATGTACGGGCTCATTTGGCTGACAGACCTCAGAAACAAACTGGCGAGGACTGACCTTCTCATCATGCTGACTTCAGCTCTGTGCCACGACCTTGACCACCCCGGCTACAACAATGTCTACCAG ATTAACGCCCAGACTGACTTGGCGCTTCGCTACAACGACATCTCCCCGCTGGAGAACCACCACTGTGCCATTGCCTTCGGAATTCTGTCCAAG CCGGAGTGCAACATCCTCAAACATCTCACCAGCGAGCATTACAAACACATCCGTGCAGGAATGATCAA GTGCATCTTGGCCACCGACATGGCGAGGCACAACGAAATCCTTAACAAGTTCAAGCTCATCCAGCCCACGTTTGACTTCAAAAACAAGGATCACAAGGAAGTG CTGATGAAGATCATGGTGAAGGTGAGCGACATCTCCAACGAGGCGAGGCCGATGGCTGTGGCCGAGCCCTGGCTGGACTGTCTGCTGCAAGAGTTCTTCAACCAG AGTGACACGGAAAAACTCAAAGGGCTTCCAGTGACCCCGTTCATGGACCGGGATAAAGTATCGAAGCCGTCCTCCCAGACCAACTTCATCCGCTTTGTCCTGCTACCGCTCTTCACCGAGCTCACCAAGCTCTTCCCCTGTCTCGAG CAACATATCCTGGAGCCAGTGCGACGAGCCCTGGAATACTACTCAGACCTGGAGAGGGCCACCCAGCAGGAGGAGGTGGCCACCAAACCCTGA